A genome region from Brooklawnia propionicigenes includes the following:
- a CDS encoding patatin-like phospholipase family protein, with the protein MTSNVTDTALIFEGGGMRASYTAAVVVALLQAEIHLDWVAGISAGSSNTANYLARDTWRAKESFVGFAADPQFGDLRTFLRGQGMFNANYIYQQTGQPGGALPYDWATFQANPAAMNLGVFEADTGKAFYWTREDTPTPADLMVRVQSSSTLPFFMPTVHIGEHSYVDGALGPSGGIALDAAKAAGFQKFLVVLTRPRSYVKEPMRVSRVVRQYFRRYPAVVDALMARPDNYNRTRAELLELERSGDAMVFFPDGYTVSNSERNVAKLARSYADGQAQIKRELPAWKEWLGLA; encoded by the coding sequence CTGACCAGCAATGTCACCGATACCGCCTTGATCTTCGAAGGCGGCGGCATGCGAGCCAGCTACACCGCCGCGGTCGTGGTCGCCCTGCTGCAGGCCGAGATCCATCTCGACTGGGTGGCCGGCATCTCAGCCGGGTCGTCCAATACGGCGAACTACCTGGCCAGGGATACTTGGCGTGCCAAGGAGTCCTTCGTCGGCTTCGCGGCGGACCCGCAGTTCGGCGACCTGCGCACCTTCCTGCGGGGGCAGGGCATGTTCAACGCCAACTACATCTACCAGCAGACCGGCCAGCCCGGCGGGGCACTCCCCTACGACTGGGCCACCTTCCAGGCCAACCCTGCCGCGATGAACCTCGGAGTCTTCGAAGCAGACACCGGCAAGGCGTTCTACTGGACGAGGGAGGACACCCCGACACCGGCGGATCTGATGGTGCGCGTGCAGTCGTCGTCCACACTGCCGTTCTTCATGCCCACCGTGCACATCGGCGAACACAGCTACGTGGACGGGGCACTCGGCCCCAGCGGCGGAATCGCGTTGGACGCGGCCAAGGCGGCCGGTTTCCAGAAGTTCCTCGTCGTGCTGACCCGGCCCCGTTCGTATGTGAAGGAACCGATGCGCGTCAGCAGGGTCGTGCGGCAGTACTTCCGGCGCTATCCGGCGGTTGTGGACGCGTTGATGGCTCGGCCCGACAACTACAACCGCACCCGGGCCGAACTGCTGGAACTGGAGCGCAGCGGAGACGCGATGGTCTTCTTCCCCGACGGATACACCGTGAGCAACTCGGAGAGAAATGTCGCCAAGCTGGCGCGCAGCTATGCCGATGGGCAGGCGCAGATCAAGCGCGAACTGCCTGCCTGGAAGGAATGGCTGGGCCTGGCGTAA
- a CDS encoding glycoside hydrolase family 2 protein, with the protein MKPVATQLRTPWADEALNADSPLAQYPRPQRERDEWLCLNGTWDYAIRPSSSARLVNEYPPDSYDGRIRVPFALETVASGVTRELLPDETLFYRRLVELPPAWRARRVALNFEAVDYLAAVWVNGQLVGDHRGGYLPFSVELPKAERLEIVVGVRDPGPAGRQQYGKQSEKAPKDIWYTPTSGIWQTVWAEPLPANAITSVVATSYADLNGFTIIADTEQHCRIAVRVECPDGSEITVAGKSGEPIEVALPYIRPWTPDDPYLYRLEVSNGTDRVTSWAGLRTVAIGRIPGARRFERPAILLNGKPLFVNAVLDQGYWPESGMTAPSDEALIFDLQQLKDLGYNGVRKHIKVESRRFYHHADRLGMLVLQDVVNGGRPRVGIPRSRIVMALDWQTRDKTRRGLAAAGRDSQQNRYEFEADMAAMIKLLRGHPSIVIWVIFNEGWGQYHTARLERRVRRLDPTRLIDPASGWFDQRGGDFRSRHRYVLKLQRPPRRDRRPFFLSEFGGFSLATEGHQWEGDGKFGYRFCADSASLGKALAKLYREQLIPLVRHGLRACVYTQLSDVEIEANGLFSYDRQVLKPDADLLRSLNAELDAAFDAALTRRK; encoded by the coding sequence GTGAAACCCGTGGCTACGCAACTGCGCACCCCCTGGGCCGATGAAGCGCTGAACGCCGACAGCCCATTGGCGCAGTACCCGCGTCCCCAACGCGAGCGCGACGAATGGCTGTGTCTCAATGGCACCTGGGACTATGCGATCCGTCCGTCGTCGTCGGCCAGGCTCGTGAACGAATACCCACCCGACAGCTACGACGGACGGATCCGCGTTCCGTTCGCCCTTGAGACCGTCGCCTCGGGGGTGACCCGTGAGCTCCTGCCGGATGAGACCCTGTTCTATCGCCGATTGGTCGAGCTGCCGCCGGCCTGGCGGGCACGCCGCGTCGCGCTGAACTTCGAGGCGGTGGACTACCTGGCCGCGGTCTGGGTGAACGGCCAACTCGTCGGCGATCACCGCGGTGGCTATCTGCCCTTCAGTGTCGAACTCCCCAAGGCGGAGCGGCTGGAGATCGTGGTCGGGGTTCGTGACCCGGGTCCGGCCGGTCGCCAGCAGTACGGCAAACAATCCGAGAAGGCGCCGAAAGACATCTGGTACACCCCGACCAGCGGCATCTGGCAGACGGTATGGGCCGAGCCCCTGCCAGCCAATGCCATCACCTCGGTCGTCGCCACCAGCTACGCCGATCTCAACGGGTTCACGATCATCGCTGACACCGAACAGCATTGCCGGATCGCTGTTCGAGTCGAATGCCCGGACGGGTCCGAGATCACCGTGGCCGGAAAGTCCGGTGAGCCGATCGAAGTGGCGCTCCCATACATCCGACCTTGGACGCCCGACGACCCCTACCTCTACCGACTCGAGGTCAGCAATGGCACCGACCGGGTCACCTCCTGGGCGGGGCTCCGGACCGTGGCCATCGGACGCATTCCGGGCGCCCGGCGATTCGAGCGTCCGGCGATCCTGCTCAACGGCAAGCCGCTGTTTGTCAACGCGGTGCTCGATCAGGGCTACTGGCCCGAATCCGGCATGACCGCACCATCGGATGAGGCGCTGATCTTCGATCTGCAACAGCTGAAGGACCTGGGCTACAACGGGGTCCGCAAGCACATCAAGGTCGAATCGCGGCGCTTCTACCATCATGCCGACCGGCTGGGCATGCTGGTTCTTCAAGATGTGGTGAACGGCGGACGCCCGAGGGTGGGCATTCCGCGATCGCGCATCGTGATGGCGTTGGATTGGCAGACCCGCGACAAGACCCGTCGCGGGCTGGCCGCCGCCGGCCGGGATTCTCAGCAGAACCGCTACGAGTTCGAAGCCGATATGGCCGCCATGATCAAGCTGCTGCGTGGCCACCCGAGCATCGTCATATGGGTCATCTTCAACGAGGGCTGGGGCCAGTACCACACCGCCCGCCTGGAACGGCGGGTCCGCAGACTGGATCCGACCCGGCTGATCGATCCTGCGTCCGGTTGGTTCGACCAGCGCGGCGGCGATTTCCGCAGCCGGCATCGTTACGTGCTGAAACTGCAGCGCCCCCCGCGCAGAGACCGGCGTCCGTTCTTCCTCTCGGAGTTCGGCGGCTTCAGCCTCGCCACCGAGGGCCATCAGTGGGAAGGCGACGGGAAGTTCGGCTACCGCTTCTGCGCCGACTCAGCGAGCCTGGGCAAGGCGCTCGCCAAGCTCTACCGCGAGCAGTTGATACCGCTGGTCAGGCATGGCCTGCGGGCATGTGTCTACACACAGTTGAGCGACGTGGAGATCGAGGCCAACGGCCTGTTCAGCTACGACCGGCAGGTACTCAAACCGGACGCCGACCTGCTGCGATCCCTCAACGCGGAGCTGGATGCGGCGTTCGATGCCGCACTCACGCGCAGAAAGTAG
- a CDS encoding GntR family transcriptional regulator, whose translation MGELRGSIRQRVYDELRERIVTLQYPPRSPISEKDLAAELGVSRTPVRESLLKLREEGLVQVFPQMGTFVSHVDIDRVRLAQFVREAVECTALAGFVRSESSRAHLEALHDNLDAQRAVAAAGADLAEFFTLDQAFHLELLKLSGRESAWPIVASERAHLDRARRFGLVIHPVPALIDQHQRVVDGIEADDLDAAVTVLREHLREILIDLAKVQQQSPEIFDSMPLRPVRRLVTTLEPG comes from the coding sequence ATGGGTGAACTGCGGGGGAGTATCCGACAGCGCGTCTACGACGAGCTGCGGGAGCGCATCGTCACGTTGCAGTACCCGCCCCGCTCGCCGATCTCGGAGAAGGACCTCGCCGCAGAACTCGGTGTGTCACGCACGCCGGTGCGGGAGAGCCTGCTGAAGCTGCGCGAGGAGGGACTCGTTCAGGTCTTTCCGCAGATGGGGACTTTCGTCTCTCACGTGGACATCGATCGGGTGAGGCTTGCGCAGTTCGTGCGTGAGGCGGTCGAGTGCACAGCGCTCGCCGGGTTCGTCCGCAGCGAATCGTCCCGGGCCCACCTCGAGGCCCTGCACGACAATCTCGACGCCCAACGCGCCGTCGCTGCCGCCGGAGCTGATCTTGCGGAGTTCTTCACGCTGGACCAGGCCTTTCACCTCGAACTACTCAAGCTGAGCGGACGGGAATCGGCTTGGCCCATCGTGGCCTCGGAAAGAGCCCATCTCGACCGGGCGCGTCGCTTCGGCCTGGTCATTCATCCCGTGCCAGCTCTCATCGACCAGCACCAACGGGTCGTGGACGGCATCGAGGCGGACGATCTCGACGCGGCCGTGACCGTGCTGCGCGAGCATCTACGTGAAATCCTCATCGACCTCGCCAAAGTCCAGCAACAAAGCCCCGAGATCTTCGACTCGATGCCGTTGCGGCCGGTGCGGCGTCTGGTCACCACACTCGAACCGGGCTGA
- a CDS encoding TRAP transporter substrate-binding protein: MKQSKLAASAIVGLISLSLAACGSGGESGGKAEQVVFKLAVSQPQEHPQYQAGLELGKRLEEATDDRYSVQVYGNETLGTSAEVIQNLSNGTVDFAWIGGANVESLNQDFVVYNLPFVFDSREAQLAVLNDDELNTELFTSLEDSKSITVLGGANAGQRSIYNAIRPIRTPDDLKGLKIRVQQSDSQVRMLQLLGGIPSPMSFGEVYSALQTGVLDGAENNEPSYNAMKHDEVAKYYSYTRHLMIPDFLLMSTQTLDKMDETDRDALLAIIPDITQKASDDFVPYVNESIERSKALGAQFNDDVDTAAFKARVAPMVEEYMGANDLRAKYYEATQQANQDNPA; encoded by the coding sequence ATGAAACAGTCAAAGCTCGCAGCATCCGCAATTGTCGGTTTGATCTCGTTGAGTCTGGCAGCCTGCGGGAGTGGTGGTGAAAGCGGGGGCAAGGCAGAACAGGTCGTTTTCAAGTTGGCTGTCAGCCAGCCTCAGGAACACCCCCAGTATCAGGCCGGCCTCGAATTGGGCAAGAGACTCGAAGAGGCCACCGATGACCGCTACTCCGTGCAGGTCTATGGAAACGAAACGCTGGGCACCAGCGCCGAAGTAATCCAGAATCTGTCGAACGGCACCGTCGACTTCGCCTGGATCGGCGGAGCAAATGTGGAAAGCCTCAACCAGGACTTCGTCGTCTACAACTTGCCGTTCGTATTCGATTCCCGCGAAGCTCAGCTCGCAGTCCTCAATGACGACGAACTCAACACCGAACTGTTCACCTCTTTGGAAGACTCCAAATCGATCACCGTGCTCGGCGGCGCCAACGCCGGCCAACGCAGCATCTACAACGCGATCCGGCCGATCAGGACCCCTGATGACCTCAAAGGTCTCAAGATCCGGGTCCAGCAGTCCGATTCGCAGGTTCGCATGCTGCAGCTCCTCGGCGGGATTCCCTCACCGATGAGCTTCGGCGAGGTCTATTCCGCCTTGCAGACCGGAGTTCTTGACGGTGCCGAAAACAACGAACCGTCGTACAACGCGATGAAGCATGATGAGGTCGCCAAGTACTACTCCTATACGAGGCACCTGATGATCCCGGACTTCCTGTTGATGAGCACACAGACGCTCGACAAGATGGACGAGACGGACCGCGACGCTCTGCTGGCGATCATTCCTGACATCACTCAGAAGGCAAGTGACGACTTCGTTCCCTACGTCAACGAATCGATCGAACGCAGCAAGGCGCTCGGCGCGCAGTTCAACGACGACGTCGATACGGCTGCTTTCAAGGCTCGGGTAGCCCCGATGGTCGAGGAGTACATGGGCGCAAATGACCTTCGGGCCAAGTACTACGAGGCAACCCAGCAAGCCAACCAGGACAACCCTGCATAG
- a CDS encoding mannonate dehydratase: MKFGMRWFGAQDDPIPLEYIRQVPNVTHVVGALFDVPVGEVWPMDKIIALRDQIEGVGLKFEVVESVNIHDDIKIGGPKRDWAIDNYIATIKNLSAVGIKVICYNFMPVFDWVRTQLRHRLPDGSYTMAYQDALVQGTAQETMERMNANNTGGHKLPGWEPERLVHLQELLEAYAPLGAEGLAENFKYFIQAIMPTCEQYDVKMAMHPDDPPKALFGLPRIATDAQDLRRIESFYDSPYNGFTLCTGSLGENRANDVPALIREFAGRDKVPFAQIRNIKFTSDVDFHESAHPSAYGSLDMYEIMLAFYQAGFDGYARSDHGRDIWGERGRPGYGLYDRALGTSYLSGLWEAITKANR; the protein is encoded by the coding sequence GTGAAATTCGGAATGCGCTGGTTCGGCGCGCAAGACGACCCCATCCCCCTCGAGTACATCCGTCAGGTGCCCAACGTCACTCATGTGGTCGGTGCCCTGTTCGATGTCCCGGTGGGCGAGGTCTGGCCGATGGACAAGATCATCGCGCTGCGCGACCAGATCGAGGGCGTCGGTCTGAAGTTCGAGGTGGTCGAGAGCGTCAATATCCACGACGACATCAAGATCGGCGGTCCCAAGCGCGACTGGGCCATTGACAACTACATCGCCACCATCAAGAACCTGTCGGCCGTCGGCATCAAGGTGATCTGCTACAACTTCATGCCGGTCTTCGACTGGGTGCGCACACAGTTGCGCCACCGGCTGCCCGACGGGTCCTACACGATGGCCTACCAGGACGCGCTGGTGCAAGGCACCGCGCAAGAGACCATGGAGCGGATGAACGCCAACAACACCGGCGGTCATAAGCTGCCGGGTTGGGAGCCCGAACGGCTCGTCCATCTGCAGGAGTTGCTCGAGGCCTATGCCCCACTGGGAGCCGAGGGACTCGCGGAGAACTTCAAGTACTTCATCCAGGCGATCATGCCCACCTGCGAGCAGTACGACGTCAAGATGGCGATGCATCCCGATGATCCGCCCAAGGCGCTGTTCGGTCTACCCCGCATCGCGACCGATGCCCAGGACCTGCGCCGCATCGAGTCGTTCTACGACTCCCCTTACAACGGCTTCACGTTGTGCACCGGATCGCTGGGCGAGAATCGTGCCAACGACGTGCCCGCCCTGATCCGCGAGTTCGCCGGGCGCGACAAGGTTCCCTTCGCGCAGATCCGCAACATCAAGTTCACCTCTGATGTCGACTTCCACGAATCCGCTCACCCGTCGGCCTACGGATCGCTCGACATGTACGAGATCATGCTCGCGTTCTACCAGGCCGGATTTGATGGTTATGCGCGCTCCGACCATGGCCGCGACATCTGGGGTGAACGCGGACGCCCGGGCTACGGCCTGTACGACCGGGCGCTCGGAACCAGCTATCTGAGCGGCCTGTGGGAGGCCATCACCAAGGCCAACCGCTGA
- the pyrB gene encoding aspartate carbamoyltransferase, which yields MTASDSLPPFGAGRHLLSVQQFDRTSLQKLFDLADLVRPIAERRAVCTVLDGAILGSLFFEPSTRTRLSFESAFLRLGGEVTTTTGFTFSSMAKGESIADTSRVVSGYSDVLVVRHPDEGSVAEFAAASVVPVVNAGDGTGEHPSQALLDFYTLESELHRRGKPVDGCTIAIVGDLKYGRTVHSLMKLLSLADNITFKMFSPPSLELPVEVEKYARERGHRVIDCDAVPEALVGADVVYATRVQRERMTEEVLVTANVSGNLLNKRLLAEADASDIIIMHPLPRDSRMDSFDLSSDVDDLPGLSIFRQTDNGVLIRMAIFLTTLGCSADAVKATIKQRPWDATLRWN from the coding sequence GTGACTGCCTCCGATAGTCTTCCTCCGTTCGGTGCCGGACGCCACCTGCTGAGTGTTCAGCAGTTCGACCGGACCTCGTTGCAGAAGCTGTTCGACCTAGCCGATCTCGTGCGTCCGATCGCCGAGCGCCGCGCAGTGTGCACGGTGCTCGATGGCGCCATCCTCGGCAGCCTGTTCTTCGAACCCAGCACCCGGACGCGGCTGAGCTTCGAATCCGCCTTCCTGCGGCTGGGTGGCGAGGTGACGACCACCACCGGCTTCACCTTCTCGTCCATGGCCAAGGGCGAATCGATCGCCGACACCTCGCGGGTGGTCTCCGGATACTCCGATGTCCTGGTGGTGCGCCATCCCGACGAAGGCTCGGTCGCCGAGTTCGCGGCGGCGTCGGTGGTGCCGGTGGTCAACGCCGGCGATGGCACCGGCGAGCACCCGAGCCAGGCACTGCTCGACTTCTACACCCTCGAGTCAGAACTGCATCGCCGCGGCAAGCCTGTGGACGGCTGCACGATCGCGATCGTCGGTGATCTCAAGTACGGCCGCACGGTGCACTCGCTGATGAAGCTGCTCTCACTGGCCGACAACATCACCTTCAAGATGTTCAGCCCGCCCAGCCTCGAACTGCCGGTCGAGGTGGAGAAGTACGCCCGCGAGCGCGGGCACCGGGTGATCGACTGCGATGCTGTGCCCGAGGCGCTGGTCGGTGCCGACGTGGTGTACGCCACCCGCGTTCAGCGCGAGCGGATGACCGAGGAGGTGCTGGTCACGGCGAACGTGTCCGGCAACCTGCTGAACAAGCGACTGCTGGCCGAGGCGGACGCCAGCGACATCATCATCATGCACCCGCTGCCGAGAGACTCCCGGATGGACTCGTTCGATCTGTCCAGCGACGTGGACGATCTGCCCGGCCTGTCGATCTTCCGCCAGACCGACAATGGTGTGCTCATCCGGATGGCGATCTTCCTCACCACACTCGGCTGCTCGGCGGACGCGGTGAAGGCGACCATCAAGCAGCGCCCCTGGGACGCCACCCTGCGCTGGAACTGA
- a CDS encoding HAD-IIA family hydrolase, with amino-acid sequence MRPERLYSAYVFDMDGTIYLGDDVLPGVHEGLRVLRERDIPVRFLSNNPTKDPELYAAKLSRLGLPTPVDDIANTVVTTVRWLLAHHPHAVVFPIAEQPLIRAMTKAGIRLSDDPEQIDIVVASYDRTFDYRKLQIAFDALWFYKRAFLVQTNPDRYCPFPGGRGEPDCAAITAAIEACTGVQCSINLGKPGAIMIDEAIAGLDVDPRDVLMVGDRLGTDIAMGRAAGMASALVLTGDSTREDVADATPEQWPDFVVETFDQLIPSEIWQRSTQSSRL; translated from the coding sequence ATGCGTCCCGAACGCCTCTACAGCGCCTACGTGTTCGACATGGATGGCACCATCTACCTGGGCGATGACGTCCTGCCCGGCGTCCACGAGGGGTTACGGGTTTTGCGCGAACGGGACATCCCAGTGCGGTTCTTGTCGAACAATCCCACCAAGGACCCGGAACTGTACGCCGCGAAACTCAGCCGGCTCGGCTTGCCCACCCCTGTGGACGACATCGCCAACACCGTGGTCACCACGGTTCGCTGGCTGCTGGCACACCATCCTCATGCCGTGGTGTTCCCGATCGCCGAGCAGCCACTCATCCGAGCCATGACGAAGGCCGGCATCCGGCTCAGCGACGATCCCGAACAGATCGACATCGTGGTGGCGTCCTACGACCGGACGTTCGACTACCGCAAACTCCAGATCGCGTTCGACGCCCTCTGGTTCTACAAGCGGGCATTCCTGGTGCAGACCAATCCGGACCGCTACTGCCCCTTCCCGGGCGGACGCGGCGAACCGGATTGCGCGGCGATCACCGCTGCGATCGAGGCCTGCACCGGCGTGCAGTGCTCGATCAATCTGGGCAAGCCAGGAGCCATCATGATCGACGAGGCGATCGCCGGGCTGGACGTCGACCCCAGGGACGTCCTCATGGTCGGCGATCGGCTCGGCACCGACATCGCGATGGGCCGGGCTGCCGGCATGGCCTCGGCATTGGTCCTCACTGGCGACAGCACCCGCGAGGATGTCGCGGATGCTACCCCCGAGCAGTGGCCGGACTTCGTGGTGGAGACCTTCGACCAGTTGATCCCGAGTGAGATCTGGCAGCGCAGCACGCAGTCGTCACGCTTGTGA
- a CDS encoding sn-glycerol-1-phosphate dehydrogenase, whose product MKKESIAEGLTHASDTRVIEVGRGILPRSGEILAQSLVQAERPLLIVADERTWTAAGKAVAESIAQAGLLQAEPLIFPGTPTLYAAYEHAEEVRERLRETDALGVAVGSGTLNDLVKLASGELGQPYAVVGTAASMDGYSGFGAPMSQGGIKITMPCPAPAVVIFDLDVAAAAPKAMVASGYGDLAAKIPAGADWILSDAIGLDPIDPLAWNLVQGGVSEALSRPEALAAGDPDAYEGLVKGLLLSGLAMQVYKGTRPASGAEHYFSHLWELDHLGAELDPPLSHGFKVAIGTLAMTAFYERFLQRDLASIDVDAVVAAWPTWDELEADIRSKLTGALAEKGVRETREKYVDADGLRVRVQTLVDDWPSLRPRLEAQLVPAATLQRSLAAAGTPTHPEQIGLTLADLKATFPRAMYYRSRYTVLDVSREIGWFAELVDEVFAPGGLWT is encoded by the coding sequence ATGAAGAAGGAATCCATCGCCGAAGGCCTGACACACGCGAGCGACACCCGAGTCATCGAAGTGGGACGAGGCATCCTGCCGCGCTCCGGTGAGATCCTCGCCCAGTCACTCGTCCAGGCCGAGCGGCCGCTGCTCATCGTGGCCGATGAGCGCACCTGGACGGCCGCCGGGAAGGCCGTCGCAGAGTCCATCGCGCAGGCGGGTCTGCTGCAGGCCGAGCCGCTGATCTTCCCCGGCACCCCGACGCTGTATGCCGCCTACGAGCACGCCGAAGAGGTCCGCGAACGCCTGCGCGAGACGGACGCACTGGGTGTCGCGGTCGGCTCCGGGACGCTCAACGATCTGGTCAAACTGGCCTCCGGGGAACTCGGCCAGCCATACGCGGTCGTCGGGACAGCGGCATCCATGGACGGATACTCCGGTTTCGGTGCACCGATGAGTCAGGGCGGCATCAAGATCACCATGCCGTGCCCCGCCCCGGCCGTCGTGATCTTCGACCTCGACGTCGCGGCTGCGGCGCCGAAGGCCATGGTGGCATCCGGCTACGGCGATCTCGCCGCCAAGATCCCCGCCGGCGCCGACTGGATCCTGTCGGACGCGATCGGGCTCGACCCCATCGACCCGCTCGCCTGGAACCTGGTGCAGGGCGGTGTCTCCGAGGCGCTGTCGCGGCCCGAGGCCCTGGCTGCCGGAGACCCCGATGCCTATGAGGGCCTGGTCAAGGGCCTGCTGCTGTCCGGCTTGGCCATGCAGGTCTACAAGGGCACGCGGCCGGCTTCCGGCGCCGAGCACTATTTCAGCCACCTGTGGGAACTCGATCATCTCGGCGCCGAGCTCGACCCACCGCTGTCGCACGGTTTCAAGGTCGCGATCGGCACCTTGGCGATGACTGCCTTCTACGAGCGGTTCTTGCAGCGCGACCTGGCATCCATCGATGTGGACGCCGTCGTCGCCGCCTGGCCGACCTGGGATGAACTCGAGGCGGACATCCGCTCGAAGCTCACCGGTGCGCTGGCCGAGAAGGGCGTGCGGGAGACCCGCGAGAAGTACGTGGACGCCGACGGGCTACGCGTCCGCGTCCAGACGCTGGTGGACGACTGGCCGTCCCTGCGGCCCCGGCTGGAGGCCCAACTGGTGCCGGCAGCTACTCTGCAGCGCTCGCTGGCTGCGGCGGGCACCCCGACTCATCCCGAGCAGATCGGCCTGACGCTCGCCGATCTGAAGGCCACCTTTCCGCGCGCCATGTACTACCGCTCGCGCTACACCGTGCTCGATGTGAGCCGCGAGATCGGATGGTTCGCAGAACTGGTCGACGAGGTGTTCGCTCCCGGTGGCCTGTGGACCTGA
- a CDS encoding HPr family phosphocarrier protein yields MIRRDVVVGHPEGVHALVAHNLAELAGRYSSSIFLRSADRSASVAHVVNVLALGLEQGDQVVVWADGLDEQEALEAVIHALSEPR; encoded by the coding sequence GTGATCCGACGAGACGTCGTCGTGGGCCACCCCGAGGGCGTGCACGCCCTGGTGGCCCACAACCTAGCCGAACTCGCCGGTCGCTACTCCAGCAGCATCTTCCTGCGCTCCGCGGATCGCAGCGCGAGCGTAGCGCACGTCGTGAACGTGCTCGCGCTCGGGCTCGAGCAAGGAGATCAGGTTGTCGTCTGGGCGGATGGCCTCGACGAGCAGGAGGCGCTGGAGGCCGTGATTCACGCCTTGTCCGAACCTCGATGA
- a CDS encoding PTS glucitol/sorbitol transporter subunit IIA, translated as MTEIYRTTVTEVGPEASSFIAQGMLVTFGEEAPDALREFCFLVDASARTTADLQAGQVLVLDGEQYPITAVGSVARQNLDNLGHVTVIVDGQKSAYMHGAIHVEGEEVPRLEVGSTFVIEQL; from the coding sequence ATGACCGAGATCTATCGCACCACCGTTACCGAGGTCGGGCCCGAGGCCAGCTCCTTCATCGCCCAGGGCATGCTCGTCACCTTCGGTGAGGAGGCTCCCGACGCGCTGCGTGAGTTCTGCTTCCTCGTCGACGCATCGGCCCGCACTACCGCGGATCTTCAGGCGGGTCAGGTGCTGGTGCTGGACGGCGAGCAGTACCCGATCACCGCCGTCGGCTCGGTGGCCCGCCAGAACCTGGACAACCTGGGTCACGTCACGGTCATCGTCGACGGCCAGAAATCGGCCTATATGCACGGGGCCATTCATGTCGAGGGCGAGGAAGTGCCACGCCTCGAGGTGGGCAGCACGTTCGTGATCGAGCAGTTGTGA
- the srlE gene encoding PTS glucitol/sorbitol transporter subunit IIB, with protein sequence MSNYHTIVIERGGGGFGGPLTLTPTEQRNKVVYIVGGGMKPEVVDRICELSGAEAVNGFKTSVPDDEIFVAVIDCGGTLRCGLYPKKGISTVNVMPTGKTGPLAQFITEELYVSAVGPEQVRLADEAEALVSIGAASATASEDAQGTGGSDGGPAFTVKGDWSTDKKISQTIAEKKKKSLLEKIGLGAGRVVSIFYQAARDAVQTMLGTVIPFMGFVAMLIGIINASGFGNWFSSLLTPLAGTGWGLMALGFIASLPFLSPLLGPGAVIGQIIGTLIGVEIGKGNIPPSLALPALFAINTQNAADFIPVGLGLAEARPETVEVGVPSVLYSRFLNGVPRVAVAWLASIGLYSS encoded by the coding sequence ATGTCCAACTACCACACCATTGTCATTGAGCGCGGCGGCGGCGGCTTCGGAGGCCCCCTGACACTGACTCCCACCGAGCAGCGAAACAAGGTCGTCTACATCGTCGGCGGCGGCATGAAGCCGGAGGTCGTCGACCGGATCTGCGAACTGTCCGGCGCTGAAGCCGTCAACGGATTCAAGACGTCGGTACCCGACGACGAGATCTTCGTCGCGGTCATCGACTGCGGCGGGACGCTTCGCTGCGGCCTGTACCCGAAGAAGGGCATCTCCACGGTCAACGTGATGCCCACCGGCAAGACCGGTCCTCTTGCCCAGTTCATCACCGAGGAGCTCTACGTCTCCGCGGTCGGTCCCGAGCAGGTGCGTCTTGCCGATGAGGCGGAGGCCCTGGTCTCCATCGGCGCCGCGAGCGCCACCGCTTCCGAAGATGCCCAGGGCACCGGCGGTTCCGACGGCGGACCTGCCTTCACCGTCAAGGGTGATTGGAGCACCGACAAGAAGATCTCGCAGACCATTGCCGAGAAGAAGAAGAAGTCCCTGCTCGAGAAGATCGGCCTGGGCGCCGGCCGGGTCGTGTCGATCTTCTACCAGGCCGCCCGCGACGCCGTGCAGACCATGCTCGGCACGGTCATCCCCTTCATGGGCTTCGTCGCGATGCTGATCGGCATCATCAACGCCTCGGGCTTCGGCAACTGGTTCTCCAGCCTGCTCACCCCGCTGGCCGGCACCGGGTGGGGACTGATGGCTCTCGGCTTCATCGCCTCCCTGCCATTCCTGTCGCCGCTGCTGGGGCCGGGCGCCGTCATCGGCCAGATCATCGGCACCCTCATCGGCGTCGAGATCGGCAAGGGCAACATCCCGCCGAGCCTCGCGCTCCCGGCGCTGTTCGCCATCAATACCCAAAATGCCGCCGACTTCATCCCTGTCGGACTGGGTCTGGCGGAGGCCCGGCCGGAGACCGTCGAGGTGGGCGTGCCATCTGTGCTCTACTCACGATTCCTTAACGGCGTCCCGCGTGTTGCAGTGGCCTGGCTTGCCAGTATCGGCCTTTACTCGTCCTAG